The sequence caggtacaaatgtatctatatccacagtaaaaacgagtcccatatcgacataacctgaaaggtctctcagcaaggaagaagccaatgctgcaaaaccgccataaaaaagtccctcctgcagcaaatcacccccacaacatgatgctgctaccctcgtgcttcatggttgggatggtattcttcggcttgcaatccttccccttttcctccaaacataacaatggtcattatggccaaacagttctatttttgtttcatcagactagaggacatttctccaaaaagtaccatctttgccccatgtgcagttgcaaactgtagtctggcttttttatggcggttttggagcagtggcttcttccttgctgagcggcctttcaggttatgtcgatataagactcgttttactgtggatatagatacttttgtaccggtttccacCAGCATGCATCTTTACAAGgcactttgctgttattctgggattgatttgcactttccgcaccaaagtacattcatctctaggtgacagagtagtgatgctagtcgggcgagagggtgcgggcagcaatcggttgaagagcatgcacttagttttactagcatttaaaagcagttggatgccacggaaggagatttgtatggcgttgaagcttgtttggaggtttgttaatacagtgtccaaaaaagggccacatgtatatagaatggtgtcgtctgcgtagaggtggatcagataatcacccacagcaagagggacatcattgatgtatacagagaaaagagtaggcctgagaatttaaccctgtggcacccccatagagactgccagaggtccggacaacaggccctccgatttgacccactgaactctatctgagaagtagttggtgaaccaggcgaggcagtcatttaagAAGCCAAAGCTATTGAGtgtgccgataagaatgcagtgattgacagattcgaaagccttggccaggtaaatgaagacggctgcagagtactggcagttatgatatcgtttaggaccttgagcgtagcagaggtgcacccatgactagCTCGGAACCAGAtggcatagtggagaaggtacggttggattcgaaatggtcagtgatctgtttattaacttggctttcatattttagaaaggcagggcagaatggatatagatctataacagtttgggtctagagtgtctcccccttagaagagggggatgaccgcggcagctttccaatctttggggatctcagacaatatgaaagaggttgaataggctagtaatagggattGCAACCATTTctgcggataattttagaaagagagggtcctgaTTGTCtaggatccagattttgcagctctttcagaacatcagctgtctggatttgggtgaaggataaTCGATCATTGAAGTTATCGATTATCGTAGATAATATTTTCCTATTTCATGGGTTCTGTATTCACAAGGCAGTTGATCAACTAAGAGACAAATAGCCATGGCTGGGTATGGGTGGTCAGTATCCAACAATGTTCATATGGCAAATGAGTAGAGTTACAATGGCTTACACATGTTTGGGGACCCTCTGGGTCATACAGAAATGGCCAGGAACACTATTGTAATACCGTAGCTACATCTGGTCAAGAATCTTAGTTTGTTATTCAGACATAGGCCTACAAGATCCGCATTTGAATTGAATCAATAAATGGATGGACTATGGAACCGTAGTATAAAGCAGGCGTGACAGGAATCAAGATGACGTCAGCACAAAATTTGCAGTTGATAAACAAACTAAAAACTTCCGTCCTCCTCCGCCATCTTCCACCACGAGAAAGAGCAGAGAAGCGCAAAGGAGGACACTGTATTTTGTCTGGAAACGTTAGCTAGCTCACTAGCTATATCGTTAATCTCTTTGCAAAATGAGTGACATTGAGGATGGAAACTTCGATGGACGAGTAAGTATTAGCGTTGCAACGGAACCCAAAACAATGTCCTATCTTTCCTCCCTTGCTTATATACAGtattctagctagctagctaactaacaggcTAAGTTAATAATATGCTATCTTTGTTAGCAACGTTCTGGCAAGCTAGCTTAGTAGGCTAATTAGCGGTTTGAGCAGCTAACGTTAATTAACGCAACAAAATTCGCAACTTAAAAAAGGTAGTAAGACAGAAACAAAATGTTCGGCACACTATTGAATCTTACTAGGATACACTGGTTCGTTACTGTTAGCTAGTATAGTAGTAGCTACGTAACGTTACCTTTCGCTAGTTGCCAGCCGAACAATACAATACTAGCTACGTCGCAAGCTAGCTAGGTGACGtttctagctagctaactggctaatgttaTCGCTATCTTTGGTTATCGTACATGATGCTATCGGTAGCATAAACGTAACTTTATGCACATGACACAGAAATGAGCGAGTTCGCTATAAGAGGTAAGTTTGGTGCCTTTGTCGTACCAGTTGCAGTCAGGCAATCTGAGCTTCAAGCCGCTCTACCTTTCCTGTTTACAGCAATCTTTAAATTATAATATTGTAGCTAAATAAATTAGCGGTCAAAGTAACGTAACATCCCACATCGTAGCTAATTGTGAGAGTGAAAACGTTTTCTAAAGTCCTCTCGCAATGTTGCAGCACAACACTGAGTAAGTGAACAATGTATTACAATGTTGCCCTATTGAAAAGTTGTACTCATCACTAAACCCTTATGAGATGATGGGTAATAACTAAACCATTTTTGCAAGTATAGTTTGTCCTGCTATATACTAGAGATGCTGTAGATATTCATTATTTCacgaaatattttttatttttctataAATTCATGATCTTTAATTATATTGAATGTTCTTTTTTCATTAAGGTTATTGATCGTGAAGGATGTGAAGAGTTTTATCCAAGAATGTGGAAGAAAATATCCAAGAATAaacgaaggcttttttgaaaaaCAGTTACAGAGCAGAACATAGAAGTGGGAAGGGGAAAATGAATGAAACTGGAAGATTGGTGGTCAGATATAGAAGCGCTTGCAGTGTGTATGGCTAAAGGTGAAAATGGTTTCTATTTGGGGAAGAGAACCCGGAATCAGAAAATGAAAATGGAAAAAAGAAGAACGACGAAGAACAGTAGAATTCCTGAGAGAAGGAAGTAGAGTATATAAAGAATCTGGAAGAAAGAATGAATGTATCCCTAGGTTAagtaaatgtacagtatatgttcCAAGTGTCTTTACACTTCTATGCTCCATTTCTATAGTTTAAAAATGCATGTTGACTTTAGTTTGACCCAGGTAGAAGAAATGAGACACGGGATATGTTAACATTGACAGGGTTCTAACATATTATTAATCCAAGTGAAGGATTTTTaaaggttttttttttgttaatctTCTCTCATATGTAATAGACGTGTTGGAGCGCTAACCCTTTCCTCCACAGTGTATGAGCTCTAGTGGTTTATGTCTGGCTTTGAAAAGTTGCTTGTGTGTGTTCCTTCTGAGTAATGTGTGTTTTAAGTATAAGAGGGGGCCTCTTTAACACGAGGTTACTGTAACATTAGGGCTCTCGCTTCCCATCCAAATTGGACCGTGGCAGTCCTGTCCGGGTCAAGTCAGAGAGCAGATCCGGCTCCGCGAGCCCATCCAGGGCCGCCAAACACTCAGAGTCTCGGTCCCGCTctaagtccaggtgagtctgtcCTCCTGTTATTTCTCTTAGCAGAAATTACTCAATGATTTCCATTCTATTTGTGGAGAGTGATGTCTCAATGTGCTGTGGGTCAAGCTGACAATTCTCTTGCTCTCCCCTTTCCCTCATTCCTTCCTATGgccctctctcctccaacctctccaGGTCTCGCTCTCGGAGGCACTCCAACCGCAGGTACAGCCACTCTCGCTCCCCCTCCAACCGGAAGAAGTCCCGTTCCTACAGCCCGGAATACCGGAAGAAGAAGAGCCAAAGCGAGTCACCTAACCGCCGCCATACCAGCAGCAGAGTGAGTATCACATTGCTGACAGGTCAGGGTCTGACTGCTGAATGAGTAGAGCAGTACTTCGCAACTCTCTCCTTGGTAACCACCAGACGTTTCACATTTATTGTAATCCTAAATTGTCACATCTGGTTCAACTAGTCGTGGGCTTGATTATTAGTGGTCTAGTTACAGCAAGTGTTCCAGTTTTTAGTATGTGAAACATGACTGTTACCAAGAAGAGGGTTGGGAAACCCTGTGGTGGAGGAACAGCTCAGTAGGGTGTAGAAAATACCAAATTGTCACATTTAAGGGCTTGCAGCTGCTTTATGTAATTGTGGAACTTTATTAGGATGTGTGTACATAGTTAATTGTAGGTAGTGTTAATTTACAGCTCAGTATGGTATAGAAAATACCAAAGCTGTATTGTCTGTTACAGGAAACAGAATGCTGTGACTTAATTAATAACCCTTTTATTTAACCCTCCCTCTATGTCAATAGAGCCATGACTTCAGAAAAGAGACATTTGGTCAGGGAGCAGGAGGTGATGAGGATgccagggtatgtaaacattcttaCCTTTTATCTTCTACATTAGAAGAGCACTGGAGTATTTTAATGTGAAGGGGACCTCAACATGCAAATCCTGTGGTCTAGCAGTAACGCTCCTGAATACCGTCCCATGTATGACTCAGATCGGGGGTTGTGTGTAAGTGAGCGAGAGGGACTGAGACGATGAGTGATTTACAGGTAACTCGCATGCTACTCCCAGTGGCTGGTAATCTACTTCTTCCTATCAGCTGCTTTGAAATCTGACCCCTTTGACCTCTAGGCGAACCCTGACCCCAACCAGTGCCTGGGGGTGTTTGGGCTGAGCCTGTACACCACGGAGAAGGACCTGAGGGAAGTGTTTGGTCGGTATGGCCCACTGGCCGGGGTTAATGTGGTGTATGACCAGCGCACCGGGCGCTCCCGCGGCTTTGCCTTTGTCTACTTTGAGAGGATCGACGACTCCAAGGAGGTATGGAACAAATGTCGCAGTCTGGACCTCTTTCGCAATTTGTCTATCCTTGATTATTGCATCCTCTCTCCTTGCTCCTCAAactatttaaaaatgtttttaatgaacctttatttaactaggcaagtcagttgagaacaaattattattcacaatgacggcctaggaacagtgggttaactgccttgttcaggggcagaaataCAGAATTATACTGTGTccgcttggggattcgatctagcaacctttcggttactggcccaacactctaaccactaggctacctgacgcccctATTGGAGTGGAGAGGTCTAAGTCCCTGCCCTCAAACCTTCTTGTCCAATGggttttaataaagatgaaaggAAATGGGAATCTAGGAAAGATTCATTGAGAGAGAGTTTGGGGGAAAAGATGTCTTATTCAGAACCAATTTTATCGTCATAAGAAGTGCTGTTAATCATTGGGGAATACAGTAATACCTAAGAGGCGACGGTAACTTGTGGTGTCAAACGCCTTATTCCTCAATCCTTGAATATCTAAAAGGTTCAAAATCCTGTTAATTTGCTAATTCATCTTGAACAATTGATATTGTACGCGGACTAGTCTATCCATTAGCTTTCATATTGTATCTGTTGTGTTAGGTGTGACTACTCATAAGCACCAGCAGGTGTCAGGCCTGCCACTCCAAGTTCGCTGTGGTACCAGTCACATGGAACTCTTCACTGTGATGAAGGTTCTAAACCCAGAGGCCCATCGTCGCAAGACTTTGAGGATTGCTTGCGAAGCAGACTGTAGACGGGGTTTGCGGTTTGAGAAGTCATTCTTCCTTCATTTTCTTGAAATCTAAAGGCACAGCTTGGATTTGCGCCAATGTCTTAAGTAACTGAAAATGTTACTCAAACCTCGTGACAGTGACAACTGTATATCGAAGGAATGCATTTAATTTGAAGGCCTGCACATGCTCAGTTTCGGTGTGATACATTAGACCCAATGATGTGTTTCTGCATatgagcttagctagccaacgtcaCCATGACATCGTCTACAAGCGTGATCTGGGATTTCTATCGGAGAAGCAGTCTCAACGCCTGTGCTGGCTAAATGGGTCAGTGCAAGTCGTGCTCAGTATGCGCACACATTAAACCGTGTCTTTACCCTTCACCCCAAAACACTCCCTGGGCAAGTAGAACCCAGAGTT comes from Oncorhynchus gorbuscha isolate QuinsamMale2020 ecotype Even-year linkage group LG24, OgorEven_v1.0, whole genome shotgun sequence and encodes:
- the LOC124012951 gene encoding transformer-2 protein homolog alpha-like, translating into MSDIEDGNFDGRGSRFPSKLDRGSPVRVKSESRSGSASPSRAAKHSESRSRSKSRSRSRRHSNRRYSHSRSPSNRKKSRSYSPEYRKKKSQSESPNRRHTSSRSHDFRKETFGQGAGGDEDARANPDPNQCLGVFGLSLYTTEKDLREVFGRYGPLAGVNVVYDQRTGRSRGFAFVYFERIDDSKEAMERANGMELDGRRIRVDFSITKRAHTPTPGIYMGRPTHNGGGGGGGERNSGSSGGGRRGRDSYDRYDDRRGGGYDRGYDRGYDRGDRGGDRGYDRYDEYDKYSRRRSPSPYYSRYRSRSRSRSYSPRRY